The DNA segment gctgctgctaaTGTTCTTCTCTTCTGGTGTTGGAAATTTTGATTAGTTACATATCCCTACTGCTCTGTTTGTCTGTCCGAGACGCTTGTAGACAGTAGCTTTCCCAGGTGCTATCTGcatctctctttcctttacAGGTACTACATGCCTTCATGCCTGAAATCCAGAATCTTTGTCCAGAAAACATGGAGAGATGTTCTGGTTAGGGTTCaaatttgtgtttttcagtcacacttatttttattcatcCATCCGGGTTTCAACAATTGTTTTAGCTTTGCTGTGTACTAAATCACATGAGCTAGAATtgatttcttctccatctcattCTAGTGATGAACTTTTTGGTCCTAGGACATAGAATTTGACTCAACAATGCACTATAAATGACTGGAGTGTTAACATTTCTGTCACTGTTCTGAGAGGTTATTTTGCAACTTAATAGGTGATATGAGCTATAATCTTAGTTTTTGTATGCTTTGAGATGTACAAGAGCCTAAACCAGCTCAGTGTTACAGCATGACAGTGTATGTAGTAGTCTGAAGGCACACCAAGTTTTAACAcagatgaaattatttatgtaCACTGATAAATCAGAAGTTATGTTTTGCTTCCAAGGTTTCCCATGGGAGCAAAAATGACAGGTTTCCTgaattacaatgaaaaatacctcaaacaacaaaacaaggcATGTGCTGGATGTATATGTCGCTCCCTTGAACTCAACAGGATTTGGATAGTATTACACTGGTTGGGGATCTGCTGTTACAGGTATTGTAATGTCAGTGATATTACTAGGAACATGAAATAATACACTATAAATGAGTACACCAGTCTATATCATTGCTTGTAGACCACATCTATAAAGAATCGTCACATTTAATTTTTGCATCAAAACCAGACCACACCTTCTACTGTGACTTGATCGGTCTTAAAATAGGGGTTATAATCCAGAAGCTGTGCTACTGTGTGTTCGCTAGCTAAGAATACTCCAGGAAATGTAACAGTGAATCACAGATAATCTTTAAGTTACATTTATTGTAAATCAGGTATTTATAATCCTTTTCTACATactgatttttgtctttatataaatttctcatgtttttttgGATGCAACTTCtttattctccattttctgCAGCTATTGACAACCCCCCGATATGCTGACAATACCATCAgggcttttctcctccttgtgCACGGTGCGTTGCCTTGCATTGTGCTTGTCATTGCTTACCATACCTAGGATTAGTACAACATATACCATATACCCCAGAGAATGTCTTTAAAACAATGGGGCTTTTTGGTACTGCATCACATTGGAACAGATTAGATGTTTACATTGGTAGCCCTTGAGGTTTTGGGATGCTACCACTTTGTTCAGAGATCCCGGAGACACTGGGAGTAGTAGCACGTTCATGGAATTCACTATGGGACTACATTTTTCTAAGTGACCCAATCCACTTCATAAAAAGTCAAattacttggaagaaaaaaaaaaagaagaagctATAGATCAAACCCGACAATATCAGATGTTAAAGTAGTTGATGCAGTAAGGAAGCAAAACTATTATATTAGATCAGAGGTTTAGAAGTCACTGGTCTAGAAATAGTATGCATTTCGTAGCAGAAATGatctcttaaaataatttgtagatCTGATTCTGCTGAGACGTGTGTCACCCTGATCATAGGTATACAAACTCCGTGAAGGCTTTACATTATATGAAAAACTACAGggttttgccatttttctccagtttggTTGAGCTGGGAATCCTCAATAGAAGCTGTGAGAAGCAAAACTTGAGATTTAAATTCTACTGCATTCCTTGAATGTAGCTACACACAGGCAGGATCTTTTGGAGAGCATGCGGAACAAACAAGCTGTGCTTTTAAAGGCAGGTTTCAGGAAGCCCCACAGAACTGCCCAGTTGTTATGAAGCTAGTTTGGGGTGGGTAATGCTAGACTATAGGACATCTAGAACTTGTCTTATGTGCTTACAGCTCCAAGGAGAATCTTGGAATAGGTTTCCATCTGTGACTGGCTGCATTCATGCACTCGCAGCCTTAGTGAAGGAAATGTGAAAGCTATACAACACATCTCCTTAAAGATGAAAAGCAGTGCTGTATCCGGAACTATCTCCATAAGACTGGAGAGCTGTAGGAAGAGGTCTGCAGAAGGCAGATACTAAGGCAGTACGTGGAGGTTTTTTCACGGTATCTGTCACATTGTTTTCAGGCCAATGAACATTTTCTACTATTAAAGCTAATAAATCAGGGGGGAAAATTATGTATGTAGCTATAAGACTTGTTGCCCAACAGTGATTGCAGTGGTTATTAACTGTCAattcaccattctttcagtcAACATCAACAGCAAAATACAGAGTCCTTTGTTTCTGCAAGTTTGTACTTGTATGAGTTTATAGACCTTTCTCTTACTGCAGAAATAAGTTGTTGGCTGGTCCAGCATGGACATTTGCCTTGTGAAAATTACTTTTGGTTTAATTGTTgtatgttgaaatattttttttctgaattgaGCACTGGTTTGTGATTGTTTACTGCTTGAAGTGTGGCatgtgtgaaaagaaaaaacccagaacaaccaaacaaacagcacagtaaaaaagccacaaaaaaacgaagcctttcctcttcaaaactttctttcctgaaactAGTGTCTCTGCTCAGCATTTTGCTCCGGAAGATTTTTAGTGTTAAGTGTTACTAATAATAGGGGAGGATGTCTTTTCCTCACTTTCTAACTTGTAGCCATTCCTATTAATGGTGGGTAGTTGCTAAGGGGTGGCTGCCCATCACTCTGAAGTGACACAGAGCTGTCCTGGTAGAAGTGCCGACTTGTGCCAGAATTCATCTGAAGAATCTTAAACTGATTTGTATCTTTTCTAAATGGAAAAGTTATGCATTGATGAGCAGAAGGGCAGCTTGAATGATATTTAATAGATAGAAATCTCCAATAGAGCTTTCTTTGGTTTAAGagcaactcttttttttttttttttttcatttcacttggTCCTCAGCAGGTTGACAGGTCCTCAGCTGTGTTCATCTGGATGGATTTAACActgatttaatgttttaataGTGGATAGAAATCAATCTGGTGCAACTGTACCAAGCCAGCCCATTTGACCTCAATGAGGCAAACCCTCCTGCATGAATATTTCTTGTTAGAATTGTATTTCTAACAATTTGGGTGGGGTAATTCCTTGTCAATATAAGCTTTATCAATATAAACCACTCAGTGAGAATCTTTCCATCAATAAGAATGTTTATTATCATCTTGCATAAATAGGAGCACATTTATGCACAAATTGGATATGCTGGCTTAAAACTGCTTGCCACGGTTCAGCTTGTCTTAGTTAGAGGAGTAGGTACAAGCTTAATAAATACAACCAACATTCAGTTCCTGCAAAACTGTTCCCATACAAACTGCGGTGGAAGAACTGGTTTTAATTTCAAACCAGCCCAAAAAAATCCTTAGGTTCCCATATCAAAGTTTTCACTGTTCACTTAATAGactttaaaatactgcagtttGGCAAGTGAGAAGGATTTGGTATAATCAATAAGTTACATCTGTTTACAGTTGTAACCTGGCCTATAACTTAGTAATGGATCTGGTAACACTGATCCTCCAGAAAATAGCTTTATTTGCCCACATTTTGATTCAAAGTCAAAGGTTACGTACTGGTTGTCTTAAGACAATACGCTATAGACTGGTAACTGATCCTTCAGCATCTCATTGCTGCTGGCACACTTGCAGCAAACATGAGAGCTCagcaaaacagttttctgtgtgttgtGGTTCTGTACATGGTGGTTTTCAGGGACTTTCCTGCTCCACACCTTGGCTGGCAGCTCTGACTTACCAAATAGGATGAAGCCTCAGGAGGTGCCCCACTTAGATCCGGTCTTTTTTTGGCTGAAGGTACgttccccttttttttttctcttaggaAGTGCTTGAAATGCTCGGTTAGTCTGTCTGCACCTCActtctgggtgctgctgcttaCTGGATTGCCCTGCTTCAAGCAACCAAATATTTGGGTTCATCAGGCCGGAGTTTCATGAGCTTGTCCATGCAGAGCAGGATGAGAGTCAGAAACCAGAGGCTCCATCCAACAGCCGCTGCAATCCATCCATAATCATCCATGCCTGTTGGGCAGCACACGGCCACTTGCGTGCAGAAGTTCACATCTGGtggcaaagaaatgaaatgtgttgATGGGAGACCAACTATGcaacagattttctttgcagatgacacagtGACTTCACTGTCAGCCCTGTGGTCTGTCAGTCTCCCTTGGCATCTTTCTCCTAAGCTTGGCTTCTAACTTGGGGGATGTCAATAATCAGTTTCATCTGTATGTCTTCAAGACTTGGTCAACCCTATCTGGCCAAATATCTGAGCTGCTCCTCTCACCTCTGTGTTCACCGTTGTGAAAATCTTTTACAATACCTACTTAGCACCGGCTCAGTCAGTTTTAGGAATGGAAGTAGctagtgaaaattaaaaataaacccagggCAGAGAAAGCTTCGTTTGAGAGAGTAAGAGGATCTGTAGCAGAGACACCTTCAGCAGGATCACCACTAGTTTAGATAACCAATACCTCTGCTGGTGGcagaagcagtggctgctctCCACTGGGTTGTTAACTGTGACTTGTGTGTAAAAACTGCAAAACACACCACTATCAGGGGATTCTAGTTTTACCtggttaaaaatattttctaacaaTACCGtgcattttttccttgcaacatttgcatcttttttattttcttgtttaaatcaGTCCAATTTCCTAAAGTCAGTTAAGGGATATGTCATTAGTTGTTTCATTTATGCTGTTGCTTAAAGGCATCTGCCATACTTTTTCCATCACAGGGACACAGTGAAAATACTCAGCTCTCTGTCTGTGTCCTGGGTCATAATGTGGAAATATCAAAGGGACCCCAGAGGACTGTGGTATCTCAACCCCTTTGGAAGGAATAGAAGCTGATCGTGAAACCCCAGCACCCGGGAGAGCTGAGGCAGCAAAAACCACATAGCAGCTACGTGGTCTGCTTGCTGAAGTGCTTGTTAGCTGTGAAAAGTGAATGCTTGATGTAGGGCAGCCAGCTTCTTGCACCATTCTGGGGAAAAGGTAAGCGCAGGTGCTTTTCAGTTGCTCTCATTCATGCAGAACCATGTTCCTGTGCATAGGTTTTCAGTCCACACAGCACAATTGTCCTGTGCTGTAGAGAGCAGCTCTTCCCACATCACAAGACAAATGTTGTATGTGCCTAGAGAAGGGGGAGGGATGCCTGTCGCCTATGCTTATGTCATGCTTTGGAGTAGCGTACCTCTATTGACGCACCTACTATATCTTGGGAAGTGCAGGACTGTGCGGTTGTTTGACATTTGGGATGGAAAACAATTCTGAGAGGGCTGGTGGGATCTCAGATTGCCTGTGACTGGCTGATTAGGGAAGACCTGGTAGGGTCGGTGGCTTTCAAGGGTCCACGTGCCCACAGGCAGTCTGGCAGTGAGctttaggaaacaaaaattgAATTAGCTATGAGTTATTCTGTTCAAAGCTATGAATCTATGAGAATGTACCTGAGATAGACAGGGCATGCCAATGGAGGAGTCTTGGAAATGTGCCCTAAAGTTTCACCTACAATAGAAGCCTTAACAACAGATAAATCCTTTTGCAGGACAGACCCTCCATCACCTCTGTATTCTCATCACCTGGCTTTATCACAGTAGGAATGATTTATGAAGACTTACTGAGACATGGTGGTTCGTACTCAGTTGTGAGCATGGAGCTTGTTGAAACATTGGAGACgtcttcagctgctgccagaaggaaagcacaggagaaaaggcaagttgaattagaaaataaatactgggCATCAGGCATGATAATCTGAAAGAAATGTGCTTTGCAGAGATCTTTAGGGTAGACGCAGCTTGGAGAAAATGAGTTCCTGCCCCTAAACGTTGCTGCATCAGGGTATGCTTTCTCATCCCACTTCCCCCAACACAGGGTCTAGAAAGACCTGCTCTATTACCAGCCCTAAGGAGCAGCTGAATCCCCGTGCCTCTATCTGAGCATGACCCTGGTATGAGGCATTCACTCCAAGCTCGAATTAACCACTGTCTTTTTGCAAAATGAGCAAGGACTGAAATGAGAGAGAGCTTTCAGTAGCATGAGGAGATCCATGACGAGGGAGTTGTACATCTACCACCTTTTGCGCTTTGAAAAATCCCAGTAACTCCAGGGTGTGAAGGAGTCAGTAAGAGCCAAGAGCTGAGCCCATCCATGAAAGGCCTCAGCTGATCCACCACAGCCTCAGTGGGAACTTTTGGCTTTGCCGCTGTTCAGGCACAACTGTGTTTGAAACTGTTTTCACTGGGCTCCAGACCATGCCAGCGTGATAACAGGCTTAGGTTGTAAAACATAACATAGAGAAATCAgtaagggagggagagggacgGGGGATTCAATTAACATTTTGCCTCTTTATTCTGCTTCCTACCCAGAATTAGACCACACAATGCACTGTGTCACAGCTCTGTGGCTGGTCTTTACCCCTCCAAATCCATGGCGTCACAGGCCAATGCCTCCTTAGAGATCCTAATATCCCCCTTGCCCCTCAGCTTCAGAATGCACCTCGCAGCACTGCAGGATCAGAAACAAGGACAGCTACTTCTCCTCTATTGCCACTTCGAGCAGTGCATTTCAAGTTCATCCAGGTGAAATATCCTATGCTGAAATGGTCCCCTGTAGAGATCCATGAAAAACAGCCTGGAGAGGCTATAGGAGTAAGGACTCCCACTGTGTGCAGATAGAGGCACTCCAACATCCACAGACCATATAGAAGCTATGAGAGAATTATTGACAGTCAAACTATCATTCCGAGTTGATAATTTAGAGTGTggtagagagaaaaaataaaaatcaattccAGTTGAATTTTGCTGAAGACTTCAAAATAACGGCTCAGGTTTTGTTTCAgctcaggaaaacaaaccagaacagaacagaacttTGCCCACACCTTGGCTTTGAGTtaggtatttttcagaaaacagcaaataaactgAGGTTGTCCTACAGGAGATGTCCCCCATGGGGCCACCTGCTGTTGCCGAGCTTTGCATTTTGAGCTGACCAACCATCGGCAAGACCAGAGCTTTCTTTATGGCTTCTGCCATGCAGCAagtccctgggcaacctgctccagggAAGGATCTGAGTACTCCCCATTCCTCTTTCTGGCTCTGCTAGGACTTGCTGGGTGACCTTGACCAAGCCCataatttgttttctgggtTAATAAGTACCAcatgggagcactgggaagaaTCATTAAAACCTGCATATGACCTGTGGAAGAAAGTGCTACAGAATACAGAGTGTTGCTCCATGTTTATAGACTTTGCAGCCCAAAGGACAGGCTGTCAAAAGCTAACCCACCTTTAAACATTTGGCAGGTCTCAGCTGATGCTAGTATACAAATGCAGGCAGTAGCCTGGTGGGaaaagagcagcttccaggtCTCATTTACATTTGGTTTGGGAGTTTTTTCAGGAAACTTCTCCCATTAAGGGGACACCAAAGCCAGTTTTTCTGCCAAAACCACCTAACAAGAGCTAAACCAGACTTACAGTGAGCCTCCTGGATGGTATTTCAAATGGTCCTTTACCACAGCAAGCACGTGAATTTCAAGTAACTGCAGTCTCCTATCTCCTTGCCATTCAGTGGGGCAACCTGCAGCTCAGTCACATTTACAGTGGATGTGTAAATATCTGGCAAAAGCACATCTCTTCAGAAAGATGCTGCGATCAATCATGCCAAGTAGTTCTCATTAGCATTAATCAATTCCAGCTCTTTACACTTTTTAGATGAAACAAGGGAGCCcatcttgtttttaaagaacaaattaCTATCAGTGGGAAATAGATGTAGGTATTGAGAGGagtgggggaaggggaagggtaTAGAAACTGGAGCATAAGAGAAGAGGAATACCTGCTGAGTAGGAATACCAGAGCACATTGATGAAGAAGAGCACAACGAAGGCTGCCCACGGctcaaagcagaaatgcttcaTGCTGGGCATCCAGCTCCCACCAGAACAGCCGCACAGATCAGGTCACTGtcaccagcagctctggctcAGCGAGTCCTCAGAGAGTGGGTGtgcatggcagagggtggagcAAAGGAGTGTCCTGCTGCCAGGACACCTCGAACTTTACTACCACAACTgggtgaggaaagaaaaaagctctgACAAAAACAGCTCCAACAGGAGGTGGATACCAGCACCAAAGCAGGCGAAGGGCCCCTCAAGGTCAAGCCTCAAGGTTTTTACCCAGGATCTGCTGCAGCTAGAGGGAGGAAAGGTCTCTGGAGCCAGCCCTTCCCAACAGGGTCCCAGAAGGTTTCTGTCTTCTGAATCTCCTTTTGGTCATACAAAAACAGTCTAAGAGAGATGGAAAGGAGCAGAATTTGCTCCATTTTTGGCTTTGATATTGCATGTTTGCTGGCTTGACCTCTTACAATACTGCCCAGCAGTGATGGTTTTTGGAACCTCTTTGTGGATGCctaaaaagaaatcagtcttTGGTCATGCTGGTACAGCAGCTGAGCACTTAACACAGGGTTTGGGAATGTTTCCACCAAGAAATGGGATGAAACTAGTTGTTTCATGTAGGCTACTGACAGGTATTACACAGCAACAGCCTGTGTTGACTTATGCGCTGGAATCAGTTCAAGCTTGGGGCATCTGCACAAGAAGGAACTGCTGCTGTTCTCACCCCATGAGCACAGCTCTGCAACTGCCTCCATCACCCACGACAATGATGATGAGCAATTAGAtgatgaaaaagcttttttttttttttttttcgtatcTATGCAACCTCCTCCATGACATGGGCAAAGTCAGGAGCTGCATCTTTCTGCTACCACAGTTCTATCTGCAGACCAGGAGGGCTGCTGTCAAAATTATATCATCTGGAGGACAAGTTTTTCTACAATCCTGGCTGGAAAAGACACACCGTTGAAGTAGTTATATTGGTCTCCTGGTCAGAGGAGCACTGCTGTTCTTGGGACTGTTGAGTCTGCTTGCTTCTGCCTTTGACCTGCCACATCTTTGTTAGAGAAATCTTCAGACAGGAAGGCACTGGGAGAAGTGAACTTAGCAGGGAGCAGGTTGCTGGTGTTCTTCAGCAACGGTCACTCATGGCTTTGGGTGCTTATTTGAGAACAAAGCCATCTGGGGCCTCTTCTAGGTGCTCAGCCATCCTATGGGAAGCCAGAGAGAAGTCTCCTGGAGCAACAATTCTAGGAGGAATGACagtatttaataattttctcttttttccctccataCTGCTGAAATCTGCAGGGAGGGTCATAACTGACTTCCCACATGAACTGCACATGGCAGGGTGCTGTGGCCATCCCTTGCCACCAAAGCCACTCTGCACACTTCCAGCTGTAAATATTTCCATGATGCAGTAGGACACCGAGCCACAGAGGAAGACAGGCCAGTTGTAATGGGCACATTTACCAGCCTTCTCTCCCTGTTTTTGTGTCAACACACAGCCAGGTCTGGCACAGTTAGGGCTGCGCCAGCCGGTCCACGACAGCCGCATCCTGCTGCTGCGGGTGCACACAGCCCCATCCTTCAGCTGGTACCTGAAGGTG comes from the Cuculus canorus isolate bCucCan1 chromosome 1, bCucCan1.pri, whole genome shotgun sequence genome and includes:
- the TMEM213 gene encoding transmembrane protein 213 isoform X1, with protein sequence MPSMKHFCFEPWAAFVVLFFINVLWYSYSAAAEDVSNVSTSSMLTTEYEPPCLNVNFCTQVAVCCPTGMDDYGWIAAAVGWSLWFLTLILLCMDKLMKLRPDEPKYLVA
- the TMEM213 gene encoding transmembrane protein 213 isoform X2 → MPSMKHFCFEPWAAFVVLFFINVLWYSYSAAEDVSNVSTSSMLTTEYEPPCLNVNFCTQVAVCCPTGMDDYGWIAAAVGWSLWFLTLILLCMDKLMKLRPDEPKYLVA